In Novipirellula caenicola, a single genomic region encodes these proteins:
- a CDS encoding glycosyltransferase family 8 protein has translation MNQSSASLTENRLPESPKVKRIDVVCAADDAYVMPLAVTLKSACRHLAAGVQIRLFLLTGEIVDDNWSLLEQTLAGEPIEIHPIKPDLDTISDLSISHHISHTAYYRLLTAELVPSDVTKAIYLDCDLFIKEDITRLWDLPIAQHYCLATADAACPFVDAKKGCANYRLANPYMATRRPIPNYRQLGLDGAAEYFNSGVMVLSVERWRAENVAEQLLKILRDNRNHVWCWDQYALNVLCHGQWGRFEPRWNQGAHVFEYPSPDHAPIDRRQWLEMKTNPAIVHFTTEFKPWQAGSNHPRSEVFFEGLAATAWQDWRPPKPDPSFQHWFNRRMVNMIKRTTITSRKITSVWA, from the coding sequence ATGAACCAGTCCTCTGCATCGCTTACCGAGAATCGATTGCCCGAATCACCAAAGGTGAAACGGATCGATGTGGTATGCGCCGCGGACGATGCCTACGTGATGCCGCTGGCGGTGACCTTAAAAAGTGCCTGTCGTCATCTCGCCGCTGGAGTCCAAATTCGTCTGTTCTTGCTGACTGGCGAAATCGTTGACGACAACTGGTCGCTGCTCGAGCAAACGCTCGCTGGCGAACCGATCGAAATCCATCCCATCAAACCCGATCTGGATACCATTTCTGATCTTTCGATTTCGCATCACATTTCGCACACCGCCTACTATCGGTTACTCACTGCGGAATTGGTGCCAAGCGATGTCACCAAAGCGATCTATTTGGATTGCGACCTGTTCATCAAAGAGGACATAACGAGGCTTTGGGATTTGCCGATCGCTCAGCACTATTGCCTTGCCACCGCCGACGCCGCGTGTCCCTTTGTCGATGCCAAAAAAGGCTGTGCAAATTACCGACTTGCCAATCCCTACATGGCGACGCGGCGGCCGATTCCAAACTATCGCCAATTAGGTTTGGATGGTGCCGCGGAGTATTTCAACAGTGGAGTGATGGTATTGAGCGTCGAGCGTTGGCGAGCAGAAAATGTGGCCGAGCAGTTACTGAAAATCTTGCGTGACAATCGCAATCACGTGTGGTGCTGGGACCAATATGCGCTGAACGTACTGTGTCACGGCCAGTGGGGACGTTTTGAGCCTCGCTGGAATCAAGGCGCCCATGTGTTCGAATACCCATCACCGGACCATGCCCCAATCGATCGCCGACAGTGGTTGGAAATGAAAACCAACCCCGCGATTGTGCACTTCACGACCGAGTTCAAACCTTGGCAAGCGGGATCGAATCATCCTCGCAGTGAAGTGTTTTTCGAAGGACTCGCCGCTACCGCATGGCAGGATTGGCGTCCTCCTAAACCCGATCCAAGTTTTCAACATTGGTTCAATCGGCGAATGGTCAACATGATCAAACGAACCACCATCACGTCTCGAAAAATTACATCGGTGTGGGCCTAA